One part of the Anguilla anguilla isolate fAngAng1 chromosome 11, fAngAng1.pri, whole genome shotgun sequence genome encodes these proteins:
- the LOC118208013 gene encoding class I histocompatibility antigen, F10 alpha chain-like isoform X5, translating to MKRITALLFLLQATVTVVNTGVHVHQKLAGCVLDNDKPSQVMVWDAYDGIKVMHFDLHNHTVNPLWPEFIWTTKAAEIFLMELINIYQPICVQTLKYYLEKEKNIVLRKERPRVRLIQKTCRETGVVKVSCLATGFYPRHINLTMLRDDRPIPDEELTFGAVLPNGDGTYQTSRTLSISSETAREKHRYTCSVTHLALDNKLDINWESGEGADVAVISSVVVVLVLVLVLIFAIRAFIVYKKRRRGI from the exons gAGTTCATGTTCATCAGAAGCTGGCTGGATGTGTGCTGGACAATGACAAGCCCAGTCAGGTCATGGTGTGGGATGCTTATGATGGAATAAAAGTGATGCATTTTGACTTGCATAATCACACAGTCAACCCTCTATGGCCAGAGTTTATATGGACCACAAAGGCAGCAGAGATTTTTCTAAtggaattaataaatatttatcagcCTATTTGTGTCCAAACATTGAAGTACTatctggagaaagaaaagaacattgtGCTTAGAAAAG AGCGGCCCAGAGTCAGACTAATCCAGAAGACATGCAGGGAGACTGGAGTGGTGAAGGTGAGCTGTCTGGCCACTGGCTTCTACCCCCGGCACATCAACCTGACCATGCTGAGAGACGACCGTCCCATTCCAGACGAGGAGCTCACTTTTGGGGCGGTGTTACCCAACGGAGACGGGACGTACCAGACGAGCAGAACCCTTAGTATCAGTTcggagacagcgagagagaaacaCCGTTACACCTGCTCTGTCACACACCTTGCTCTGGACAACAAGCTGGACATCAACTGGG AATCAGGGGAAGGTGCTGATGTTGCAGTCATCAGTTCTGTGGTTGTAGtgctggttctggttctggttctgataTTTGCCATCCGTGCGTTTATCGTCTATAAGAAGAGACGCAGAG GCATCTAG
- the LOC118208013 gene encoding class I histocompatibility antigen, F10 alpha chain-like isoform X1, protein MKRITALLFLLQATVTVVNTGSHSMWVFATFIHGQTQFPEFSILGFVDDLQVLYYDRNIKKLVSRSQPSSTKGVEDIMLLGANIVIEDMYTYMKNPSHRARLFGNHTGGVHVHQKLAGCVLDNDKPSQVMVWDAYDGIKVMHFDLHNHTVNPLWPEFIWTTKAAEIFLMELINIYQPICVQTLKYYLEKEKNIVLRKERPRVRLIQKTCRETGVVKVSCLATGFYPRHINLTMLRDDRPIPDEELTFGAVLPNGDGTYQTSRTLSISSETAREKHRYTCSVTHLALDNKLDINWESGEGADVAVISSVVVVLVLVLVLIFAIRAFIVYKKRRRGI, encoded by the exons GTTCACACTCAATGTGGGTGTTTGCAACATTTATTCACGGGCAGACCCAATTCCCAGAATTCAGTATTCTGGGATTTGTGGATGATCTTCAGGTGCTGTACTATGACCGCAACATCAAGAAACTTGTCTCTCGAAGCCAACCAAGCTCCACAAAGGGAGTTGAAGATATTATGCTTCTAGGTGCAAACATTGTGATAGAAGACATGTACACTTACATGAAAAATCCATCACATCGTGCAAGGCTCTTCGGCAATCACACTGGAG gAGTTCATGTTCATCAGAAGCTGGCTGGATGTGTGCTGGACAATGACAAGCCCAGTCAGGTCATGGTGTGGGATGCTTATGATGGAATAAAAGTGATGCATTTTGACTTGCATAATCACACAGTCAACCCTCTATGGCCAGAGTTTATATGGACCACAAAGGCAGCAGAGATTTTTCTAAtggaattaataaatatttatcagcCTATTTGTGTCCAAACATTGAAGTACTatctggagaaagaaaagaacattgtGCTTAGAAAAG AGCGGCCCAGAGTCAGACTAATCCAGAAGACATGCAGGGAGACTGGAGTGGTGAAGGTGAGCTGTCTGGCCACTGGCTTCTACCCCCGGCACATCAACCTGACCATGCTGAGAGACGACCGTCCCATTCCAGACGAGGAGCTCACTTTTGGGGCGGTGTTACCCAACGGAGACGGGACGTACCAGACGAGCAGAACCCTTAGTATCAGTTcggagacagcgagagagaaacaCCGTTACACCTGCTCTGTCACACACCTTGCTCTGGACAACAAGCTGGACATCAACTGGG AATCAGGGGAAGGTGCTGATGTTGCAGTCATCAGTTCTGTGGTTGTAGtgctggttctggttctggttctgataTTTGCCATCCGTGCGTTTATCGTCTATAAGAAGAGACGCAGAG GCATCTAG
- the LOC118208013 gene encoding class I histocompatibility antigen, F10 alpha chain-like isoform X3 translates to MERITALLFLLQASVTVVNTGSHSMWVFATFIHGQTQFPEFSILGFVDDLQVLYYDRNIKKLVSRSQPSSTKGVEDIMLLGANIVIEDMYTYMKNPSHRARLFGNHTGGVHVHQKLAGCVLDNDKPSQVMVWDAYDGIKVMHFDLHNHTVNPLWPEFIWTTKAAEIFLMELINIYQPICVQTLKYYLEKEKNIVLRKERPRVRLIQKTCRETGVVKVSCLATGFYPRHINLTMLRDDRPIPDEELTFGAVLPNGDGTYQTSRTLSISSETAREKHRYTCSVTHLALDNKLDINWESGEGADVAVISSVVVVLVLVLVLIFAIRAFIVYKKRRRGI, encoded by the exons ATGGAACGAATAACTgcgcttctttttcttttacaggcGTCAGTAACTGTTGTCAACACAG GTTCACACTCAATGTGGGTGTTTGCAACATTTATTCACGGGCAGACCCAATTCCCAGAATTCAGTATTCTGGGATTTGTGGATGATCTTCAGGTGCTGTACTATGACCGCAACATCAAGAAACTTGTCTCTCGAAGCCAACCAAGCTCCACAAAGGGAGTTGAAGATATTATGCTTCTAGGTGCAAACATTGTGATAGAAGACATGTACACTTACATGAAAAATCCATCACATCGTGCAAGGCTCTTCGGCAATCACACTGGAG gAGTTCATGTTCATCAGAAGCTGGCTGGATGTGTGCTGGACAATGACAAGCCCAGTCAGGTCATGGTGTGGGATGCTTATGATGGAATAAAAGTGATGCATTTTGACTTGCATAATCACACAGTCAACCCTCTATGGCCAGAGTTTATATGGACCACAAAGGCAGCAGAGATTTTTCTAAtggaattaataaatatttatcagcCTATTTGTGTCCAAACATTGAAGTACTatctggagaaagaaaagaacattgtGCTTAGAAAAG AGCGGCCCAGAGTCAGACTAATCCAGAAGACATGCAGGGAGACTGGAGTGGTGAAGGTGAGCTGTCTGGCCACTGGCTTCTACCCCCGGCACATCAACCTGACCATGCTGAGAGACGACCGTCCCATTCCAGACGAGGAGCTCACTTTTGGGGCGGTGTTACCCAACGGAGACGGGACGTACCAGACGAGCAGAACCCTTAGTATCAGTTcggagacagcgagagagaaacaCCGTTACACCTGCTCTGTCACACACCTTGCTCTGGACAACAAGCTGGACATCAACTGGG AATCAGGGGAAGGTGCTGATGTTGCAGTCATCAGTTCTGTGGTTGTAGtgctggttctggttctggttctgataTTTGCCATCCGTGCGTTTATCGTCTATAAGAAGAGACGCAGAG GCATCTAG